One part of the Strigops habroptila isolate Jane chromosome 23, bStrHab1.2.pri, whole genome shotgun sequence genome encodes these proteins:
- the R3HDM2 gene encoding R3H domain-containing protein 2 isoform X17: MSNSNTAQESLEIMKESEKKVVEESVNKTKYISRSPSKEEVEKDGGEEVSVRQESQRRTSSHGHARKRAKSNSKLKLVRSLAVCEESSSPFVDGLLESQDIIQLHVSCPSDKEEEKSTKDGAEKEEKDKNKEKAPRKMLSRDSSQEYTDSTGIDLHEFLVNTLKKNPRDRMMLLKLEQEILEFISDNNNQFKKFPQMTSYHRMLLHRVAAYFGMDHNVDQTGKAVIINKTSNTRIPEQRFSEHIKDEKNAEFPQRFILKRDDTSMDRDDNQAGQNGYLTDSRISKEAFSSSSHKRRQIFRGNRDSLSRASGSRQSSTESEIKSLEPRPWSSTDSDGSIRNLRPPVTKASSFSGISILTRGDSIGSSKGSTASRTSRAGLVLGAPEACSQSPSSQPSRGLLPCTAQQPQPQPPQQPPPQPQGLPPAAQQQPAMSNHMISQADELSNPFGQISLSRQGSTEAPDPSSAMFQSSLISQHPQQTGFIMATPGQPIPTSNYSASGHTAPTQQVLQPQGYIQPPQQIQVSYYPPGQYPNSSQQYRSLSHPVAYSSQRTQQLPQQSQQPGLQPMMSNQQQTYHGVMGVQQAQPPGLLNSQRNSMGGQMQSMMGVQQAQPPGLLSSQRSSMGSQMQGLMVQYTPLPSYQVPMASESQSVVQQPFQQPVLVPASQSVQGGLQTGGVPIYYSVIPTAQQNGTSPSVGFLQPPGSEQYQMPQSPSPCSPPQMQQQYSGVSPSGPGVVVMQLNVPNGPQAPQNPPVVQWSHCKYYSLDQRGQKPGDLYNPDTSAQASTQLNSPITSPTQSPTPSPVTNLNSVCTGLSPLPVLTQFPRPMGPAQGDGRYSLLGQPLQYNLSICPPPLLHNQPNYNAHQGQTGMKHGNRSKRQALKSASTDLGTSDVVLGRVLEVTDLPEGITRTEADKLFTQLAMAGAKIQWLKETQGRRGDGGGGDNTGTPENGRHSDLAALYTIVAVFPSPLAAQNASLRLNNSLSRFKLRVAKKNYDLRVLERASSQ; encoded by the exons ATGTCAAACAGCAACACAGCCCAGGAGTCTCTGGAAATAATGAAGGAGTCTGAGAAAAAGGTGGTTGAGGAGTCtgtgaacaaaaccaaatacataTCCAGGTCACCAAGcaaggaggaggtggagaaggaTGGCGGGGAGGAGGTCAGCGTGcgccaggagtctcag AGGCGAACTTCAAGCCATGGACATGCCAGAAAAAGAGCCAAG tctAATTCTAAGCTTAAACTGGTCAGGAGTTTGGCTGTATGTGAAGAATCGTCTAGCCCCTTTGTAGATGGGCTGCTGGAGTCACAG GATATCATTCAGTTGCACGTTAGCTGCCCTTCtgacaaggaagaggaaaagtcCACAAAAGATGGggctgagaaagaagaaaaagacaagaataaagaaaaggcaCCGAGGAAAATGCTGTCTCGAG aTTCCAGCCAGGAATATACAGACTCCACTGGAATAGATTTGCATGAATTTTTagtaaatacactgaaaaaaaacccacg GGATAGAATGATGCTACTGAAGTTAGAACAGGAGATTCTGGAATTTATTAGTGATAACAA CAATCAGTTTAAGAAGTTCCCTCAGATGACCTCATACCATAGGATGCTGCTGCACCGGGTAGCTGCCTACTTTGGCATGGACCATAACGTGGACCAAACTGGGAAGGCAGTCATTATCAACAAGACCAGTAACACACGAAT ccctgagcagagGTTCTCGGAGCACATCAAAGATGAGAAGAATGCAGAGTTCCCGCAGAGGTTCATCCTAAAACGAGATGATACCAGCATGGACCGAGATGATAATCAG GCTGGCCAGAATGGATATCTCACCGACAGCAG AATCTCCAAAGAAGCCTTTTCTTCTAGTTCTCACAAACGGAGGCAGATTTTTAG GGGCAACCGGGACAGTTTGAGCCGGGCCTCGGGCAGCCGCCAGAGCAGCACCGAGAGCGAGATAAAGTCGCTGGAACCTCGGCCGTGGAGCAGCACAGACTCAGACGGCTCCATCCGCAACCTGCGACCACCCGTTACCAAAGCCAGCAGCTTCAGTGGCATCTCCATCTTGACACGGGGGGACAGCATCGggagcagcaaaggcagcactgccagcaggaCGTCCCGGGCAG GTTTGGTACTAGGTGCCCCTGAAGCATGCAGCCAATCCCCCTCTTCACAGCCCAGCCGTGGCCTCCTACCCTGCACAGCCCAACAGCCTCAACCACAGCCACCCCAGCAGCCTCCACCACAGCCCCAGGGActtccacctgcagcccagcagcagccagccatGAGCAACCACATGATATCCCAG GCCGATGAGCTCAGCAACCCCTTTGGGCAGATCAGCCTCAGCCGACAGGGCTCTACGGAAGCACCGGATCCTTCCTCGGCTATGTTCCAGTCATCCCTCATCTCCCAGCATCCTCAGCAGACAGGATTCATCATGGCAacccctgggcagcccattcccACCTCCAACTACTCCGCCTCAGGGCACACGGCCCCCACACAgcaggtgctgcagccccagggctaCATTCAGCCTCCCCAGCAA ATTCAGGTTTCTTACTACCCTCCCGGGCAGTACCCAAACTCCAGCCAGCAATACCGATCTCTCAGTCACCCAGTGGCCTACAGCTCCCAGCGCACCCAACAGCTCCCCCAGCAGTCCCAGCAGCCTG GTTTACAGCCAATGATGTCCAACCAGCAGCAAACGTACCACGGTGTAATGGGAGtgcagcaggcacagccccCTGGGCTCCTCAACAGCCAGAGGAACAGCATGGGTGGCCAGATGCAGAGTATGATGGGAGTGCAGCAGGCGCAGCCCCCCGGCCTCCTCAGCAGCCAGAGGAGCAGTATGGGGAGCCAGATGCAAGGTCTGATGGTCCAGTACACTCCACTGCCTTCATATCAG GTTCCGATGGCCAGTGAGTCCCAGAGTGTGGTCCAGCAGCCCTTCCAGCAGCCAGTGCTTGTACCAGCCAGCCAGTCTGTTCAGGGGGGCCTGCAGACTGGGGGGGTGCCCATCTACTACAGCGTCATCCCAACTGCCCAGCAGAATGGCACCAG CCCTTCAGTGGGGTTCCTTCAGCCTCCTGGCTCTGAACAGTATCAGATGCCACAGTCCCCGTCACCCTGCAGCCCGCCgcagatgcagcagcagtaTTCAG GGGTGTCTCCATCAGGCCCTGGCGTGGTTGTGATGCAGCTGAATGTTCCCAATGGCCCCCAGGCCCCCCAGAATCCCCCTGTGGTGCAGTGGAGCCACTGTAAGTACTACAGCCTGGACCAGCGGGGGCAGAAGCCAGGAGACCTGTACAACCCAGACACCAGTGCTCAG GCCAGCACCCAACTGAACAGCCCCATCACATCCCCAACCCAGTCCCCGACGCCATCGCCTGTCACCAACCTCAACAGTGTCTGCACGGGGCTGAGCCCCCTCCCTGTCCTCACGCAGTTCCCTCGGCCCATGGGCCCGGCACAAG GTGATGGGCGCTACTCCTTGCTGGGCCAGCCGCTGCAGTATAACCTGTCTATCTGTCCCCCACCGCTGCTCCACAACCAGCCCAACTACAATGCACACCAG gGGCAGACTGGAATGAAACATGGAAACCGGAGCAAGAGGCAGGCCCTCAAGTCAGCATCCACTGACCTCGGGACAAGTGATGTAG tgctgggcCGAGTGCTGGAGGTGACGGACCTGCCTGAGGGCATCACGCGGACAGAGGCCGACAAGCTCTTCACGCAGCTCGCCATGGCCGGTGCCAAAATCCAGTGGCTCAAAGAGACTCAGGGGCGCCGCGGAGATGGAGGTGGCGGGGACAACACCGGGACTCCAGAGAACGGCAGGCACAGTGACCTCGCTGCCTTATACACCATTGTGGCCGTGTTCCCCAGCCCGCTGGCTGCCCAAAACGCCTCCCTCCGTCTCAACAACTCCCTCAGCCGCTTCAAGCTGCGTGTGGCCAAAAAGAACTACGACTTGCGGGTGCTGGAGCGTGCCAGCTCACAGTAG
- the R3HDM2 gene encoding R3H domain-containing protein 2 isoform X8 — protein sequence MSNSNTAQESLEIMKESEKKVVEESVNKTKYISRSPSKEEVEKDGGEEVSVRQESQRRTSSHGHARKRAKSNSKLKLVRSLAVCEESSSPFVDGLLESQDIIQLHVSCPSDKEEEKSTKDGAEKEEKDKNKEKAPRKMLSRDSSQEYTDSTGIDLHEFLVNTLKKNPRDRMMLLKLEQEILEFISDNNNQFKKFPQMTSYHRMLLHRVAAYFGMDHNVDQTGKAVIINKTSNTRIPEQRFSEHIKDEKNAEFPQRFILKRDDTSMDRDDNQDGRRSKSIEEREEEYQRVRERIFAREAGQNGYLTDSRGNRDSLSRASGSRQSSTESEIKSLEPRPWSSTDSDGSIRNLRPPVTKASSFSGISILTRGDSIGSSKGSTASRTSRAGLVLGAPEACSQSPSSQPSRGLLPCTAQQPQPQPPQQPPPQPQGLPPAAQQQPAMSNHMISQPVPALQPVQYSPSSCPQVLLPVSPPQQYNLADELSNPFGQISLSRQGSTEAPDPSSAMFQSSLISQHPQQTGFIMATPGQPIPTSNYSASGHTAPTQQVLQPQGYIQPPQQIQVSYYPPGQYPNSSQQYRSLSHPVAYSSQRTQQLPQQSQQPGLQPMMSNQQQTYHGVMGVQQAQPPGLLNSQRNSMGGQMQSMMGVQQAQPPGLLSSQRSSMGSQMQGLMVQYTPLPSYQVPMASESQSVVQQPFQQPVLVPASQSVQGGLQTGGVPIYYSVIPTAQQNGTSPSVGFLQPPGSEQYQMPQSPSPCSPPQMQQQYSGVSPSGPGVVVMQLNVPNGPQAPQNPPVVQWSHCKYYSLDQRGQKPGDLYNPDTSAQASTQLNSPITSPTQSPTPSPVTNLNSVCTGLSPLPVLTQFPRPMGPAQGDGRYSLLGQPLQYNLSICPPPLLHNQPNYNAHQGQTGMKHGNRSKRQALKSASTDLGTSDVVLGRVLEVTDLPEGITRTEADKLFTQLAMAGAKIQWLKETQGRRGDGGGGDNTGTPENGRHSDLAALYTIVAVFPSPLAAQNASLRLNNSLSRFKLRVAKKNYDLRVLERASSQ from the exons ATGTCAAACAGCAACACAGCCCAGGAGTCTCTGGAAATAATGAAGGAGTCTGAGAAAAAGGTGGTTGAGGAGTCtgtgaacaaaaccaaatacataTCCAGGTCACCAAGcaaggaggaggtggagaaggaTGGCGGGGAGGAGGTCAGCGTGcgccaggagtctcag AGGCGAACTTCAAGCCATGGACATGCCAGAAAAAGAGCCAAG tctAATTCTAAGCTTAAACTGGTCAGGAGTTTGGCTGTATGTGAAGAATCGTCTAGCCCCTTTGTAGATGGGCTGCTGGAGTCACAG GATATCATTCAGTTGCACGTTAGCTGCCCTTCtgacaaggaagaggaaaagtcCACAAAAGATGGggctgagaaagaagaaaaagacaagaataaagaaaaggcaCCGAGGAAAATGCTGTCTCGAG aTTCCAGCCAGGAATATACAGACTCCACTGGAATAGATTTGCATGAATTTTTagtaaatacactgaaaaaaaacccacg GGATAGAATGATGCTACTGAAGTTAGAACAGGAGATTCTGGAATTTATTAGTGATAACAA CAATCAGTTTAAGAAGTTCCCTCAGATGACCTCATACCATAGGATGCTGCTGCACCGGGTAGCTGCCTACTTTGGCATGGACCATAACGTGGACCAAACTGGGAAGGCAGTCATTATCAACAAGACCAGTAACACACGAAT ccctgagcagagGTTCTCGGAGCACATCAAAGATGAGAAGAATGCAGAGTTCCCGCAGAGGTTCATCCTAAAACGAGATGATACCAGCATGGACCGAGATGATAATCAG GATGGGAGAAGGAGCAAATCTATAGAAGAGCGAGAGGAAGAGTATCAGCGGGTCAGGGAGCGGATATTTGCACGAGAG GCTGGCCAGAATGGATATCTCACCGACAGCAG GGGCAACCGGGACAGTTTGAGCCGGGCCTCGGGCAGCCGCCAGAGCAGCACCGAGAGCGAGATAAAGTCGCTGGAACCTCGGCCGTGGAGCAGCACAGACTCAGACGGCTCCATCCGCAACCTGCGACCACCCGTTACCAAAGCCAGCAGCTTCAGTGGCATCTCCATCTTGACACGGGGGGACAGCATCGggagcagcaaaggcagcactgccagcaggaCGTCCCGGGCAG GTTTGGTACTAGGTGCCCCTGAAGCATGCAGCCAATCCCCCTCTTCACAGCCCAGCCGTGGCCTCCTACCCTGCACAGCCCAACAGCCTCAACCACAGCCACCCCAGCAGCCTCCACCACAGCCCCAGGGActtccacctgcagcccagcagcagccagccatGAGCAACCACATGATATCCCAG CCGGTCCCAGCGCTGCAGCCTGTTCAGTATTCTCCAAGCTCCTGCCCCCAGGTCCTCTTGCCAGTCTCTCCACCCCAGCAGTACAACTTG GCCGATGAGCTCAGCAACCCCTTTGGGCAGATCAGCCTCAGCCGACAGGGCTCTACGGAAGCACCGGATCCTTCCTCGGCTATGTTCCAGTCATCCCTCATCTCCCAGCATCCTCAGCAGACAGGATTCATCATGGCAacccctgggcagcccattcccACCTCCAACTACTCCGCCTCAGGGCACACGGCCCCCACACAgcaggtgctgcagccccagggctaCATTCAGCCTCCCCAGCAA ATTCAGGTTTCTTACTACCCTCCCGGGCAGTACCCAAACTCCAGCCAGCAATACCGATCTCTCAGTCACCCAGTGGCCTACAGCTCCCAGCGCACCCAACAGCTCCCCCAGCAGTCCCAGCAGCCTG GTTTACAGCCAATGATGTCCAACCAGCAGCAAACGTACCACGGTGTAATGGGAGtgcagcaggcacagccccCTGGGCTCCTCAACAGCCAGAGGAACAGCATGGGTGGCCAGATGCAGAGTATGATGGGAGTGCAGCAGGCGCAGCCCCCCGGCCTCCTCAGCAGCCAGAGGAGCAGTATGGGGAGCCAGATGCAAGGTCTGATGGTCCAGTACACTCCACTGCCTTCATATCAG GTTCCGATGGCCAGTGAGTCCCAGAGTGTGGTCCAGCAGCCCTTCCAGCAGCCAGTGCTTGTACCAGCCAGCCAGTCTGTTCAGGGGGGCCTGCAGACTGGGGGGGTGCCCATCTACTACAGCGTCATCCCAACTGCCCAGCAGAATGGCACCAG CCCTTCAGTGGGGTTCCTTCAGCCTCCTGGCTCTGAACAGTATCAGATGCCACAGTCCCCGTCACCCTGCAGCCCGCCgcagatgcagcagcagtaTTCAG GGGTGTCTCCATCAGGCCCTGGCGTGGTTGTGATGCAGCTGAATGTTCCCAATGGCCCCCAGGCCCCCCAGAATCCCCCTGTGGTGCAGTGGAGCCACTGTAAGTACTACAGCCTGGACCAGCGGGGGCAGAAGCCAGGAGACCTGTACAACCCAGACACCAGTGCTCAG GCCAGCACCCAACTGAACAGCCCCATCACATCCCCAACCCAGTCCCCGACGCCATCGCCTGTCACCAACCTCAACAGTGTCTGCACGGGGCTGAGCCCCCTCCCTGTCCTCACGCAGTTCCCTCGGCCCATGGGCCCGGCACAAG GTGATGGGCGCTACTCCTTGCTGGGCCAGCCGCTGCAGTATAACCTGTCTATCTGTCCCCCACCGCTGCTCCACAACCAGCCCAACTACAATGCACACCAG gGGCAGACTGGAATGAAACATGGAAACCGGAGCAAGAGGCAGGCCCTCAAGTCAGCATCCACTGACCTCGGGACAAGTGATGTAG tgctgggcCGAGTGCTGGAGGTGACGGACCTGCCTGAGGGCATCACGCGGACAGAGGCCGACAAGCTCTTCACGCAGCTCGCCATGGCCGGTGCCAAAATCCAGTGGCTCAAAGAGACTCAGGGGCGCCGCGGAGATGGAGGTGGCGGGGACAACACCGGGACTCCAGAGAACGGCAGGCACAGTGACCTCGCTGCCTTATACACCATTGTGGCCGTGTTCCCCAGCCCGCTGGCTGCCCAAAACGCCTCCCTCCGTCTCAACAACTCCCTCAGCCGCTTCAAGCTGCGTGTGGCCAAAAAGAACTACGACTTGCGGGTGCTGGAGCGTGCCAGCTCACAGTAG
- the R3HDM2 gene encoding R3H domain-containing protein 2 isoform X5, producing the protein MSNSNTAQESLEIMKESEKKVVEESVNKTKYISRSPSKEEVEKDGGEEVSVRQESQRRTSSHGHARKRAKSNSKLKLVRSLAVCEESSSPFVDGLLESQDIIQLHVSCPSDKEEEKSTKDGAEKEEKDKNKEKAPRKMLSRDSSQEYTDSTGIDLHEFLVNTLKKNPRDRMMLLKLEQEILEFISDNNNQFKKFPQMTSYHRMLLHRVAAYFGMDHNVDQTGKAVIINKTSNTRIPEQRFSEHIKDEKNAEFPQRFILKRDDTSMDRDDNQDGRRSKSIEEREEEYQRVRERIFAREAGQNGYLTDSRGNRDSLSRASGSRQSSTESEIKSLEPRPWSSTDSDGSIRNLRPPVTKASSFSGISILTRGDSIGSSKGSTASRTSRAGTNPAMPFSVQGLVLGAPEACSQSPSSQPSRGLLPCTAQQPQPQPPQQPPPQPQGLPPAAQQQPAMSNHMISQPVPALQPVQYSPSSCPQVLLPVSPPQQYNLADELSNPFGQISLSRQGSTEAPDPSSAMFQSSLISQHPQQTGFIMATPGQPIPTSNYSASGHTAPTQQVLQPQGYIQPPQQIQVSYYPPGQYPNSSQQYRSLSHPVAYSSQRTQQLPQQSQQPGLQPMMSNQQQTYHGVMGVQQAQPPGLLNSQRNSMGGQMQSMMGVQQAQPPGLLSSQRSSMGSQMQGLMVQYTPLPSYQVPMASESQSVVQQPFQQPVLVPASQSVQGGLQTGGVPIYYSVIPTAQQNGTSPSVGFLQPPGSEQYQMPQSPSPCSPPQMQQQYSGVSPSGPGVVVMQLNVPNGPQAPQNPPVVQWSHCKYYSLDQRGQKPGDLYNPDTSAQASTQLNSPITSPTQSPTPSPVTNLNSVCTGLSPLPVLTQFPRPMGPAQGDGRYSLLGQPLQYNLSICPPPLLHNQPNYNAHQGQTGMKHGNRSKRQALKSASTDLGTSDVVLGRVLEVTDLPEGITRTEADKLFTQLAMAGAKIQWLKETQGRRGDGGGGDNTGTPENGRHSDLAALYTIVAVFPSPLAAQNASLRLNNSLSRFKLRVAKKNYDLRVLERASSQ; encoded by the exons ATGTCAAACAGCAACACAGCCCAGGAGTCTCTGGAAATAATGAAGGAGTCTGAGAAAAAGGTGGTTGAGGAGTCtgtgaacaaaaccaaatacataTCCAGGTCACCAAGcaaggaggaggtggagaaggaTGGCGGGGAGGAGGTCAGCGTGcgccaggagtctcag AGGCGAACTTCAAGCCATGGACATGCCAGAAAAAGAGCCAAG tctAATTCTAAGCTTAAACTGGTCAGGAGTTTGGCTGTATGTGAAGAATCGTCTAGCCCCTTTGTAGATGGGCTGCTGGAGTCACAG GATATCATTCAGTTGCACGTTAGCTGCCCTTCtgacaaggaagaggaaaagtcCACAAAAGATGGggctgagaaagaagaaaaagacaagaataaagaaaaggcaCCGAGGAAAATGCTGTCTCGAG aTTCCAGCCAGGAATATACAGACTCCACTGGAATAGATTTGCATGAATTTTTagtaaatacactgaaaaaaaacccacg GGATAGAATGATGCTACTGAAGTTAGAACAGGAGATTCTGGAATTTATTAGTGATAACAA CAATCAGTTTAAGAAGTTCCCTCAGATGACCTCATACCATAGGATGCTGCTGCACCGGGTAGCTGCCTACTTTGGCATGGACCATAACGTGGACCAAACTGGGAAGGCAGTCATTATCAACAAGACCAGTAACACACGAAT ccctgagcagagGTTCTCGGAGCACATCAAAGATGAGAAGAATGCAGAGTTCCCGCAGAGGTTCATCCTAAAACGAGATGATACCAGCATGGACCGAGATGATAATCAG GATGGGAGAAGGAGCAAATCTATAGAAGAGCGAGAGGAAGAGTATCAGCGGGTCAGGGAGCGGATATTTGCACGAGAG GCTGGCCAGAATGGATATCTCACCGACAGCAG GGGCAACCGGGACAGTTTGAGCCGGGCCTCGGGCAGCCGCCAGAGCAGCACCGAGAGCGAGATAAAGTCGCTGGAACCTCGGCCGTGGAGCAGCACAGACTCAGACGGCTCCATCCGCAACCTGCGACCACCCGTTACCAAAGCCAGCAGCTTCAGTGGCATCTCCATCTTGACACGGGGGGACAGCATCGggagcagcaaaggcagcactgccagcaggaCGTCCCGGGCAG gtACCAACCCTGCCATGCCTTTCTCTGTTCAAGGTTTGGTACTAGGTGCCCCTGAAGCATGCAGCCAATCCCCCTCTTCACAGCCCAGCCGTGGCCTCCTACCCTGCACAGCCCAACAGCCTCAACCACAGCCACCCCAGCAGCCTCCACCACAGCCCCAGGGActtccacctgcagcccagcagcagccagccatGAGCAACCACATGATATCCCAG CCGGTCCCAGCGCTGCAGCCTGTTCAGTATTCTCCAAGCTCCTGCCCCCAGGTCCTCTTGCCAGTCTCTCCACCCCAGCAGTACAACTTG GCCGATGAGCTCAGCAACCCCTTTGGGCAGATCAGCCTCAGCCGACAGGGCTCTACGGAAGCACCGGATCCTTCCTCGGCTATGTTCCAGTCATCCCTCATCTCCCAGCATCCTCAGCAGACAGGATTCATCATGGCAacccctgggcagcccattcccACCTCCAACTACTCCGCCTCAGGGCACACGGCCCCCACACAgcaggtgctgcagccccagggctaCATTCAGCCTCCCCAGCAA ATTCAGGTTTCTTACTACCCTCCCGGGCAGTACCCAAACTCCAGCCAGCAATACCGATCTCTCAGTCACCCAGTGGCCTACAGCTCCCAGCGCACCCAACAGCTCCCCCAGCAGTCCCAGCAGCCTG GTTTACAGCCAATGATGTCCAACCAGCAGCAAACGTACCACGGTGTAATGGGAGtgcagcaggcacagccccCTGGGCTCCTCAACAGCCAGAGGAACAGCATGGGTGGCCAGATGCAGAGTATGATGGGAGTGCAGCAGGCGCAGCCCCCCGGCCTCCTCAGCAGCCAGAGGAGCAGTATGGGGAGCCAGATGCAAGGTCTGATGGTCCAGTACACTCCACTGCCTTCATATCAG GTTCCGATGGCCAGTGAGTCCCAGAGTGTGGTCCAGCAGCCCTTCCAGCAGCCAGTGCTTGTACCAGCCAGCCAGTCTGTTCAGGGGGGCCTGCAGACTGGGGGGGTGCCCATCTACTACAGCGTCATCCCAACTGCCCAGCAGAATGGCACCAG CCCTTCAGTGGGGTTCCTTCAGCCTCCTGGCTCTGAACAGTATCAGATGCCACAGTCCCCGTCACCCTGCAGCCCGCCgcagatgcagcagcagtaTTCAG GGGTGTCTCCATCAGGCCCTGGCGTGGTTGTGATGCAGCTGAATGTTCCCAATGGCCCCCAGGCCCCCCAGAATCCCCCTGTGGTGCAGTGGAGCCACTGTAAGTACTACAGCCTGGACCAGCGGGGGCAGAAGCCAGGAGACCTGTACAACCCAGACACCAGTGCTCAG GCCAGCACCCAACTGAACAGCCCCATCACATCCCCAACCCAGTCCCCGACGCCATCGCCTGTCACCAACCTCAACAGTGTCTGCACGGGGCTGAGCCCCCTCCCTGTCCTCACGCAGTTCCCTCGGCCCATGGGCCCGGCACAAG GTGATGGGCGCTACTCCTTGCTGGGCCAGCCGCTGCAGTATAACCTGTCTATCTGTCCCCCACCGCTGCTCCACAACCAGCCCAACTACAATGCACACCAG gGGCAGACTGGAATGAAACATGGAAACCGGAGCAAGAGGCAGGCCCTCAAGTCAGCATCCACTGACCTCGGGACAAGTGATGTAG tgctgggcCGAGTGCTGGAGGTGACGGACCTGCCTGAGGGCATCACGCGGACAGAGGCCGACAAGCTCTTCACGCAGCTCGCCATGGCCGGTGCCAAAATCCAGTGGCTCAAAGAGACTCAGGGGCGCCGCGGAGATGGAGGTGGCGGGGACAACACCGGGACTCCAGAGAACGGCAGGCACAGTGACCTCGCTGCCTTATACACCATTGTGGCCGTGTTCCCCAGCCCGCTGGCTGCCCAAAACGCCTCCCTCCGTCTCAACAACTCCCTCAGCCGCTTCAAGCTGCGTGTGGCCAAAAAGAACTACGACTTGCGGGTGCTGGAGCGTGCCAGCTCACAGTAG